One genomic window of Salvia miltiorrhiza cultivar Shanhuang (shh) unplaced genomic scaffold, IMPLAD_Smil_shh original_scaffold_381, whole genome shotgun sequence includes the following:
- the LOC131004320 gene encoding uncharacterized protein LOC131004320, whose translation MARHLIVLALLFSAAFAAAQSPSGAPSASPAAAPSKPASATPTAAPKAAAVPASAPTKATTPTAAVPASAAAPEEEAASSPTPASDASPAAAPGGSPAEAPAADAADAAKPAADTPAGGAAALEVSAVMGTVAAAAGVFLF comes from the coding sequence atggcaCGCCATTTGATCGTTCTTGCCCTCCTCTTctccgccgccttcgccgcggCCCAATCCCCATCTGGCGCCCCATCGGCATCGCCTGCGGCGGCTCCTTCAAAACCGGCCTCCGCCACCCCCACCGCCGCCCCAAAGGCGGCAGCGGTGCCCGCCTCAGCCCCCACCAAGGCCACCACTCCGACGGCGGCTGTCCCTGCCTCCGCCGCCGCGCCGGAGGAGGAGGCGGCATCTTCACCAACTCCGGCCAGTGACGCCTCCCCCGCCGCCGCCCCCGGTGGCTCTCCGGCTGAGGCGCCCGCTGCTGATGCAGCTGATGCGGCTAAGCCGGCAGCCGATACCCCCGCTGGTGGCGCCGCTGCTTTGGAGGTCTCCGCCGTCATGGgcaccgtcgccgccgccgccggagtcTTCTTGTTCTAA